Within the Agromyces ramosus genome, the region TGCAGGTCGCTGGCAGCGCGATCGCCGCTGCCGCTGCCTGCGCCGAAGCCGTAGTAGCCGAGTGCGACCGGAACGACCGTGGCTCCGCCGATGTCGATCCTCTCGCCGTACGACGTCTTCACGCCGACGCCGGCGACGGTCTCTGCGAGTTCCAGTACGAGTTCAGCCATGCCGGCAACGCTACTCGCGGACGCCGCGGTCTACCAGCCCCAGCCGGCAGCGGCGGTCTCTGCGTCGCTGTCGCCCTCGGGAGGCTTCGGGGCATCATCTGCGCGTTGGGCGCGACCATCGTGGCTTCGGCGCACGAGGGTGGCCGGACGGATCGCCCCCTTGCCGAACTTGGCCGTGACCTCATCGATCGTGCGCTCGGCCTCGCGCCACTCCTCATCGGGGTCCCAGAGCAGGGCCCCGGAGCCTGAGACACGGAGGTGCTCGGCGCGAACACCGATCAGTCGCACCCGCTCACCGTCGCCGATCAGCTCGCTGAGCGCCTCGGATGCCTCGTCGTAGATGCGCCGCGCGACATCGGTGGGCTCGCCCAGCGTGCGCGACCGAGTGACCGTGCGGAAGTCGCCGTACCGGAGCTTCAGCACGACCGTGCGGCCCACGAGTCCGGCCTTGCGCAGCCGCACGGCGACGTTGTCGGAGAGTCGAAGGAGTTCGCGTCGGATCTCTTGGGGATCGGTGAGGTCGTAGCCGAAGGTGTTCTCGTGCCCGATGCTCTTCTCGACACGGGTGGTGTGCACGTCGCGCGGGTCGATGCCGTTCGCGAGCCGCTCGAGCTTCGAGGCGAGCGCCGGACCGACCGCGCGTTCGAGTGCATCGTGCGGCATCGCGGCGACGTCGCCGATCGTGCGGAGACCGAGCCGGAGAAGGGACTCCTCGGTGACCCGCCCGACCCCCCACAAGGCGGAGACCGGCAACGGGTGCAGGAACGCAATGGTGTCGGCGGCGGGAACGACCAGCATGCCATCGGGCTTCGCTCGACTGGAGGCGACCTTCGCAACGTACTTCGTGGCCGCGACGCCGATGGAGCAGGTGAGCCCCGTCTCGGCCTGCACGCGCCGGCGGATCGTCCAGGCGATCTCTGCCGGGCTGCCGTGCAGGCGTCTCGCACCCGACACATCGAGGAAGGCCTCGTCGATCGAGAGCGGTTCGACGAGCGGAGTGAGCTCTTCGAAGATCGTCATGACCTGCTTGGAGTACCTGGCGTACTGCGAGTAGTCGCCCCGGAGCACGACCGCGTTCGGACAGCGCTGCAACGCGGTGGACATGGGCATCGCGGAGTTCACGCCGAAGCGTCGGGCCTCGTAACTGGCCGCAGCG harbors:
- a CDS encoding DNA polymerase IV, which translates into the protein MSKQDGSSRHVTTGPVDDSATPILHVDMDAFFVSVELLKRPELRGKPVLVGGTAGRGVVAAASYEARRFGVNSAMPMSTALQRCPNAVVLRGDYSQYARYSKQVMTIFEELTPLVEPLSIDEAFLDVSGARRLHGSPAEIAWTIRRRVQAETGLTCSIGVAATKYVAKVASSRAKPDGMLVVPAADTIAFLHPLPVSALWGVGRVTEESLLRLGLRTIGDVAAMPHDALERAVGPALASKLERLANGIDPRDVHTTRVEKSIGHENTFGYDLTDPQEIRRELLRLSDNVAVRLRKAGLVGRTVVLKLRYGDFRTVTRSRTLGEPTDVARRIYDEASEALSELIGDGERVRLIGVRAEHLRVSGSGALLWDPDEEWREAERTIDEVTAKFGKGAIRPATLVRRSHDGRAQRADDAPKPPEGDSDAETAAAGWGW